Proteins from a single region of Streptomyces sp. HUAS 15-9:
- a CDS encoding glycoside hydrolase family 13 protein, with product MLSKYRCWWRDAVIYQVYVRSFLDSTGDGIGDLAGVRAGLPYLKKLGVDGIWLSPFYPSPQHDHGYDVADYCGVDPLFGDLAEFDLLVTAARRLGIKVLLDIVPNHCSSEHPWFREALAAAPGSPARARFHFADGRGPDGTEPPNNWHAMFGGPAWTRVTEADGRPGQWYLHMFTPEQPDWNWREPEVAAEFDRVLRFWLDRGVDGFRIDVAAGLYKHPELPDSPDPEADARTRDSVNPLAWNQPEVHDVWRHWRAVCEEYTAHDGRERLLVGEVSVPTAREHAEYVRPDELHQAFFFDLLGAPWNADAFRKVISEAMQDIAGTGSTVTWVLNNHDQVRTVTRYGEPATEGSGLGATRARAAALLMLALPGAAYIYQGEELGLPEVVDLPDDVLTDPIFRRTGSRARIRDGCRVPLPWSGQASPFGFTSGAESAKPWLPQPSYFAEYATDRALADTRSFWHLYRDGLQLRAALPQLGEGTLRWLDAPPGVLAFVRGDDLVCAVNFGTAPTPAPVSGTPLLSSGPCPAGVLPGSTAAWWISDGTDL from the coding sequence ATGTTGAGCAAGTACCGCTGCTGGTGGCGCGACGCAGTGATCTACCAGGTGTACGTCCGCAGCTTCCTGGACAGCACCGGCGACGGCATCGGAGACCTGGCCGGGGTCAGGGCCGGACTGCCGTACCTCAAGAAGCTCGGTGTCGACGGGATCTGGCTGAGCCCGTTCTACCCCTCGCCCCAGCACGACCACGGCTACGACGTCGCCGACTACTGCGGCGTCGACCCGCTCTTCGGCGACCTGGCCGAGTTCGACCTGCTGGTGACCGCCGCGCGGCGGCTCGGCATCAAGGTGCTGCTGGACATCGTCCCCAACCACTGCTCCAGCGAGCACCCGTGGTTCCGCGAGGCGCTCGCCGCCGCGCCCGGCAGCCCGGCCCGCGCCCGCTTCCACTTCGCCGACGGCCGTGGCCCGGACGGCACCGAGCCGCCCAACAACTGGCATGCCATGTTCGGCGGCCCTGCCTGGACCCGGGTCACCGAGGCGGACGGCCGCCCCGGCCAGTGGTACCTGCACATGTTCACGCCGGAACAGCCCGACTGGAACTGGCGCGAGCCCGAGGTCGCCGCCGAGTTCGACCGCGTCCTGCGCTTCTGGCTGGACCGGGGCGTCGACGGCTTCCGCATCGACGTCGCCGCCGGTCTCTACAAGCACCCCGAACTGCCCGACTCCCCGGACCCCGAGGCCGACGCCCGCACCCGCGACTCGGTCAACCCGCTCGCCTGGAACCAGCCCGAGGTGCACGACGTGTGGCGGCACTGGCGCGCGGTGTGCGAGGAGTACACGGCACACGACGGCCGCGAGCGGCTGCTGGTCGGCGAGGTCTCGGTCCCCACGGCCCGTGAACACGCCGAGTACGTCCGCCCGGACGAGCTCCACCAGGCCTTCTTCTTCGACCTGCTCGGTGCTCCCTGGAACGCCGACGCCTTCCGCAAGGTCATCTCCGAGGCCATGCAGGACATAGCCGGCACGGGCTCGACGGTCACCTGGGTCCTCAACAACCACGACCAGGTCCGCACCGTCACCCGCTACGGCGAACCTGCCACCGAGGGCAGCGGCCTCGGCGCCACCCGCGCCCGCGCCGCCGCGCTGCTCATGCTGGCGCTGCCCGGAGCCGCGTACATCTACCAGGGCGAGGAACTGGGCCTGCCCGAGGTCGTCGACCTGCCCGACGACGTGCTCACCGACCCGATCTTCCGCCGCACCGGAAGCCGTGCCCGCATACGCGACGGCTGCCGGGTGCCGCTGCCCTGGTCCGGGCAGGCCTCCCCGTTCGGCTTCACCTCCGGCGCCGAGAGTGCCAAACCGTGGCTGCCGCAGCCGTCGTACTTCGCCGAGTACGCCACTGACCGCGCCCTCGCCGACACCCGCTCCTTCTGGCACCTGTACCGCGACGGACTCCAACTGCGCGCCGCACTGCCCCAGTTGGGCGAAGGCACCCTGCGCTGGCTGGACGCCCCACCCGGCGTGCTCGCCTTCGTCCGCGGCGACGACCTCGTCTGCGCCGTCAACTTCGGTACGGCCCCCACCCCCGCGCCGGTCTCCGGCACACCCCTGTTGTCCAGCGGTCCCTGCCCGGCCGGGGTGCTCCCCGGCTCCACGGCCGCCTGGTGGATCAGCGACGGCACCGACCTCTGA
- a CDS encoding ABC transporter substrate-binding protein, whose translation MRWIHTAGRGLLVLAVVLTGYVTSGARADEGGGDGRGPLTLATAGDLTGYLAPLLDGWNRTHPTEKVNLVELPDSADETHAQMTTDLRGGDRSRFDVLNIDVNWTSEFAAAGWIRPLPRDRFPLKTFLAPVVDTATYDGQLYAVPYVTNAGLLLYRKDVLAKEGVPPPRTWAELERDAKTIAPKYGLDGYAGQFLPYEGLTVNAAEAVYSAGGTILGDEGTRVTVNSAAAREGIGFLARGVREGWIPRQALTYKEEESKQAFQDGRLLFLRNWPYAYVAASAKGSKVAGEVGAVPLPGPDGPGTSVLGGSNLAVNTHARHPDSAARLIAYLTGERVQRQVLTRGALPPVRASLYDDPGLIRRFPYLPTLRTAVVNASPRPKSPHYDQVSLVVQAVVHDALSGHQTPAAAVRRLARELADISSR comes from the coding sequence ATGCGGTGGATCCACACCGCCGGTAGGGGGCTCCTCGTCCTCGCCGTGGTCCTGACCGGTTATGTCACCTCCGGCGCGCGGGCCGACGAGGGCGGCGGCGATGGCCGCGGCCCCCTCACCCTGGCCACCGCGGGGGATCTCACCGGCTATCTCGCCCCGCTCCTCGACGGCTGGAACCGCACCCACCCCACCGAGAAGGTCAACCTCGTCGAGCTCCCGGACTCGGCCGACGAGACCCACGCGCAGATGACCACCGACCTGCGCGGCGGCGACCGCAGCCGCTTCGACGTCCTCAACATCGACGTCAACTGGACCTCCGAGTTCGCCGCGGCCGGCTGGATCCGCCCGCTGCCGCGCGACCGCTTCCCGCTGAAGACCTTCCTGGCGCCGGTCGTCGACACGGCCACCTACGACGGGCAGCTGTACGCCGTGCCGTACGTCACCAACGCCGGACTGCTCCTGTACCGCAAGGACGTCCTGGCCAAGGAGGGCGTACCGCCGCCGCGCACCTGGGCCGAGCTGGAGCGGGACGCGAAGACCATCGCGCCGAAGTACGGGCTCGACGGCTACGCGGGCCAGTTCCTGCCGTACGAGGGCCTCACGGTCAACGCTGCCGAGGCCGTGTACTCGGCGGGCGGCACGATCCTCGGCGACGAGGGCACCCGGGTCACCGTGAACTCCGCCGCGGCCCGCGAGGGCATCGGATTCCTGGCGCGCGGGGTGCGCGAGGGCTGGATCCCGCGGCAGGCGCTGACGTACAAGGAGGAGGAGTCCAAGCAGGCCTTCCAGGACGGCCGGCTGCTCTTCCTGCGCAACTGGCCCTATGCGTACGTCGCCGCCTCGGCCAAGGGCTCCAAGGTGGCCGGCGAGGTCGGCGCCGTACCGCTGCCGGGCCCGGACGGACCCGGGACGAGCGTCCTCGGCGGCTCCAACCTGGCCGTCAACACCCATGCGCGGCACCCCGACTCGGCCGCGCGACTCATCGCGTACCTGACCGGTGAGCGCGTCCAGCGCCAGGTCCTCACGCGCGGCGCGCTGCCGCCGGTGCGCGCCTCGCTCTACGACGACCCCGGACTGATCCGGCGCTTCCCCTACCTGCCGACCCTGCGCACCGCCGTGGTCAACGCCTCCCCGCGCCCCAAGAGCCCGCACTACGACCAGGTCAGCCTGGTGGTGCAGGCCGTCGTGCACGACGCGCTGAGCGGACACCAGACGCCTGCGGCGGCGGTACGGCGACTGGCCCGGGAGTTGGCGGACATCTCCAGCCGCTAG
- a CDS encoding PadR family transcriptional regulator codes for MRLALLALLARGPAHGYELKQDLEQLLGSAYPQPNVGQIYVTLGRLEKSGLIEGEDVEQSSRPNKKVYHLTEAGREALRVWFEEPEDEPRVRDEFFMKLALAPQTGLADQITLINKQRRQYLNTMRNLSKLAAAESRDNRIAHLLIEGAMLHLQADLDWLERCQEELEEME; via the coding sequence GTGCGCCTTGCCCTCCTGGCACTCCTCGCACGCGGCCCGGCCCACGGCTACGAGCTGAAGCAGGACCTTGAGCAACTGCTGGGCTCCGCGTACCCTCAGCCGAACGTCGGCCAGATCTACGTGACCCTCGGCCGCCTCGAGAAGTCGGGACTGATCGAGGGCGAGGACGTCGAGCAGTCCAGCCGGCCCAACAAGAAGGTCTACCACCTCACCGAAGCCGGGCGTGAGGCGCTGCGCGTCTGGTTCGAGGAGCCCGAGGACGAGCCGCGGGTACGGGACGAGTTCTTCATGAAGCTCGCCCTGGCCCCGCAGACCGGTCTCGCCGACCAGATCACCCTCATCAACAAGCAACGGCGCCAGTACCTCAACACCATGCGCAACCTGTCGAAACTGGCCGCGGCCGAGAGCCGGGACAACCGCATAGCCCACCTGCTGATCGAGGGCGCCATGCTGCATCTGCAGGCCGACCTCGACTGGCTGGAGCGGTGCCAGGAGGAACTGGAGGAGATGGAGTGA
- a CDS encoding ABC transporter ATP-binding protein encodes MSDRPAPDRPVPLLRAEGLVKTHYGEGAPAHAVRGVDLRVTHGEFVAVTGPSGAGKSTLLHLLGGLQRPDAGSLWLDGERTDAYSEARWAVERRKRIGIVFQFFNLVSNLSVADNVELPALLAGVTPKRARAEREELLAELGLEGKERSMPGELSGGEQQRVALARALVNHPPLLLADEPAGSLDSKGTREVMRLLSRFHGRGQSIVLVTHDARLASAADRVISFFDGRIADDAALDGTPTRGAGISGVLELKD; translated from the coding sequence GTGAGCGACCGTCCCGCTCCCGACCGCCCCGTTCCTCTGCTGCGTGCCGAGGGCCTGGTCAAGACCCACTACGGCGAGGGCGCGCCCGCGCATGCCGTGCGCGGTGTCGATCTTCGCGTGACGCACGGCGAGTTCGTGGCCGTCACGGGCCCCTCGGGCGCCGGGAAGTCGACGCTGCTGCATCTGCTCGGCGGGCTGCAGCGGCCGGACGCCGGCAGCCTCTGGCTGGACGGCGAGCGCACCGACGCCTACAGCGAGGCGCGCTGGGCCGTGGAGCGCAGGAAGCGCATCGGGATCGTCTTCCAGTTCTTCAACCTCGTCTCCAACCTGTCGGTCGCCGACAACGTCGAACTGCCGGCCCTGCTGGCCGGCGTCACCCCGAAGCGGGCCCGGGCCGAGCGCGAGGAGCTGCTGGCCGAGCTGGGCCTGGAGGGCAAGGAGCGCAGCATGCCCGGTGAGCTGTCCGGCGGTGAGCAGCAGCGGGTCGCGCTGGCCCGGGCGCTGGTCAACCATCCGCCGCTGCTGCTCGCGGACGAGCCCGCGGGCAGCCTCGACAGCAAGGGCACCCGTGAGGTCATGCGGCTGCTCTCGCGCTTCCACGGGCGTGGCCAGAGCATCGTGCTGGTCACCCATGACGCCCGACTGGCCAGCGCCGCGGACCGGGTGATCAGCTTCTTCGACGGCCGGATCGCCGACGACGCCGCACTGGACGGCACACCGACCCGGGGTGCCGGGATCTCGGGTGTGCTGGAGCTGAAGGACTGA
- a CDS encoding ABC transporter permease, translating into MRATLRWAHSDLRTHRGEALFMVLATAGIVASLLLATALFGYATNPWQRIFNQARGAHVWIHASQSADTARLARLDGVATVAGPYATESVTVSSRGTRASVELRSTPERLAVDRPLLTSGHWLRPSDPNGVVLESRLARALLAEPGDTLSLPGTARSLTVVGIADSPEPRYSPGEQPGLVWAPPGAVRDPGVQVVGLRLTDPDDTDYAVQRAVTVLGSGAVGEVSTWQQARAEAQGDSRLFGQVLGLFGLGALAAAGFAVHGAIGTRIRGHLRDISVLKAIGLTPGQVVRIFLLQHVAYAVVGAVAAGALIQGLGSRIPGRLGDAVGVWQGLPGQTVALFAVPVGAVLFIGLTTGLAAWRAGRVSPVPVQRPAPQSGGRLTGVARRALGLRLPPALVLGCHKVFTGRRRSLATVGRLALPLLLIVVALSAWTTIDRFHSSPERMGLPAALTVRADGSLSDGDARALMTADRRVAAAYPGVEVPALVPGQTATIALRGLGTRKDPYPYALAEGRRASGPDEAVAGQGLLKLLDVRVGDWVRMTVGDRPQILHIVGRSIEPENAGRVVSTSLDTLRENDPQLVPTLYQLRLRAGADPHRVAAELATAGHGHLDVHAVPNPADGLSPLRGVVAGLVAVLALIGAVELLTAIGGTVRESERDLLALKAIGMSPRQITAITVTATSCTALAAVLTATTLGLPLARRLIDAQGSASGIGAGIAQSPSLALLTTLSAAAVLGAAALSALPAARAAHHRLADTLSAAA; encoded by the coding sequence GTGCGGGCCACCTTGCGCTGGGCGCACTCGGATCTGCGCACGCACCGCGGTGAGGCGCTGTTCATGGTGCTCGCCACCGCCGGCATCGTCGCCTCGCTGCTGCTGGCCACGGCGCTGTTCGGGTACGCGACCAACCCCTGGCAGCGGATCTTCAACCAGGCCCGCGGCGCGCATGTGTGGATCCATGCCTCGCAGTCCGCCGACACGGCCAGGCTGGCCCGGCTGGACGGGGTCGCGACCGTCGCCGGGCCCTATGCCACGGAGTCCGTCACCGTCTCCTCGCGCGGCACCCGCGCCTCCGTCGAACTGCGCTCCACGCCCGAGCGGCTCGCCGTGGACCGTCCGCTGCTCACCTCCGGCCACTGGCTGCGGCCCTCGGACCCGAACGGGGTGGTGCTGGAGAGCAGGCTCGCCCGGGCCCTGCTGGCGGAGCCCGGCGACACACTGAGCCTGCCCGGCACGGCCCGGTCCCTGACCGTCGTGGGCATCGCGGACAGCCCCGAACCCCGCTACAGCCCAGGCGAGCAGCCGGGGCTCGTATGGGCGCCGCCGGGCGCCGTGCGCGATCCGGGCGTCCAGGTCGTCGGGCTGCGGCTGACCGACCCCGACGACACGGACTACGCCGTCCAGCGGGCGGTCACCGTGCTGGGCTCCGGCGCGGTCGGCGAGGTCTCCACCTGGCAGCAGGCGCGGGCCGAGGCCCAGGGCGACAGCCGGCTCTTCGGCCAGGTGCTGGGGCTGTTCGGGCTCGGCGCGCTGGCCGCGGCGGGGTTCGCGGTGCACGGTGCGATCGGCACCCGGATCCGGGGCCATCTGCGGGACATCTCGGTGCTCAAGGCGATCGGTCTCACGCCCGGCCAGGTCGTACGGATCTTTCTGCTCCAGCACGTCGCGTACGCCGTCGTCGGCGCCGTGGCCGCGGGGGCGCTGATCCAGGGGCTGGGCAGCCGGATCCCCGGGCGACTCGGCGACGCGGTGGGGGTGTGGCAGGGGCTGCCGGGGCAGACCGTGGCCCTGTTCGCGGTGCCCGTCGGCGCGGTCCTGTTCATCGGGCTGACCACCGGGCTCGCGGCCTGGCGGGCCGGGCGGGTGTCGCCGGTGCCGGTGCAGCGGCCCGCGCCCCAGTCCGGTGGACGGCTGACCGGGGTGGCCCGGCGCGCCCTCGGACTGCGGCTGCCGCCCGCGCTGGTCCTGGGCTGTCACAAGGTGTTCACCGGGCGCCGCCGGTCGCTGGCCACGGTGGGCCGGCTGGCGCTGCCACTGCTGCTGATCGTGGTGGCGCTGAGCGCGTGGACCACCATCGACCGGTTCCACAGCAGCCCCGAGCGGATGGGGCTGCCCGCGGCGCTCACCGTCCGGGCCGACGGCTCCCTGAGCGACGGGGACGCCCGCGCCCTGATGACCGCCGACCGCCGGGTCGCCGCCGCCTATCCCGGTGTCGAGGTCCCCGCCCTGGTGCCCGGCCAGACCGCCACGATCGCCCTGCGGGGCCTCGGCACCCGCAAGGACCCGTACCCCTACGCGCTCGCCGAGGGCCGTCGCGCGAGCGGGCCGGACGAAGCCGTGGCGGGGCAAGGGCTCCTCAAGCTGCTGGACGTGCGCGTCGGCGACTGGGTGCGGATGACCGTGGGCGACCGGCCGCAGATCCTGCACATCGTGGGCCGCAGCATCGAGCCGGAGAACGCCGGCCGGGTCGTCTCCACCTCGCTGGACACCCTGCGCGAGAACGATCCTCAGCTGGTCCCGACCCTGTACCAGCTGCGGCTGCGGGCGGGCGCCGACCCGCACCGGGTCGCGGCCGAGCTGGCCACGGCCGGCCACGGGCACCTGGACGTGCACGCCGTGCCGAACCCCGCCGACGGGCTGTCCCCGCTGCGCGGAGTCGTCGCCGGGCTGGTGGCCGTGCTCGCCCTCATCGGGGCCGTAGAGCTGCTCACCGCGATCGGCGGGACCGTCCGCGAGAGCGAGCGGGACCTGCTGGCGCTCAAGGCGATCGGCATGTCCCCGCGGCAGATCACCGCGATCACGGTGACGGCGACGAGCTGCACGGCCCTGGCCGCGGTCCTGACCGCCACGACACTGGGCCTGCCCCTGGCCCGCCGACTGATCGACGCCCAGGGCAGCGCCAGCGGCATCGGCGCCGGAATCGCCCAGTCCCCCTCCCTCGCCCTCCTCACCACACTGAGCGCGGCAGCGGTCCTGGGCGCCGCGGCCCTCTCGGCCCTACCCGCGGCCCGAGCAGCGCACCACCGACTGGCAGACACACTGAGCGCGGCGGCCTGA
- the pgi gene encoding glucose-6-phosphate isomerase encodes MNADGRTRLNQTPEWTALAKHREQFGDTHLRDLFAADPGRGAGYTLQVGDLYIDYSKHLVNDETLRLLRELAAATDVFGLRDAMFRGEKINVTENRAVLHTALRAPRDAVIEVDGENVVPAVHAVLDKMSDFANRVRSGAWTGHTGKRIKNVINIGIGGSDLGPAMAYEVLRSFTDRDLTVRFVSNVDGADLHEATRDLDAAETLFIIASKTFTTIETITNATSARNWLLTELKAGQEAVAKHFVALSTNAEKVADFGIDTANMFEFWDWVGGRYSYDSAIGLSLMIAIGPDRFREMLDGFHLVDEHFRTAPVESNVPLLMGLLGIWYDNFHDAQSHAVLPYSHYLSRFTAYLQQLDMESNGKYVARDGQEVDWQTGPVVWGTPGTNGQHAYYQLIHQGTKLIPADFIGFAEPVAELGGDLKAQHDLLMANFFAQTQALAFGKTADEVRAEGVPEELVPHKTFKGNRPTTTVLARELTPSVLGQLVALYEHKVFVQGAVWNIDSFDQWGVELGKVLAKRVEPALTDGAEVEGLDESTKALVTKYRQLRGRA; translated from the coding sequence ATGAACGCAGACGGCCGTACCAGGCTCAACCAGACGCCCGAGTGGACCGCTCTGGCCAAGCACCGGGAACAGTTCGGCGACACACATCTGCGGGACCTGTTCGCCGCCGATCCGGGACGCGGCGCCGGGTACACGCTCCAGGTCGGTGACCTGTACATCGACTATTCGAAGCACCTGGTCAACGACGAGACGCTGCGGCTGCTGCGGGAGCTGGCCGCCGCGACCGACGTCTTCGGACTGCGGGACGCCATGTTCCGCGGGGAGAAGATCAACGTCACCGAGAACCGCGCGGTGCTGCACACCGCGCTGCGCGCCCCGCGCGACGCGGTGATCGAGGTCGACGGGGAGAACGTCGTCCCCGCGGTGCACGCCGTGCTCGACAAGATGAGCGACTTCGCGAACCGCGTCCGCTCCGGCGCCTGGACCGGGCACACCGGCAAGCGCATCAAGAACGTGATCAACATCGGCATCGGCGGCTCCGACCTGGGCCCGGCGATGGCCTACGAGGTGCTGCGCAGCTTCACCGACCGCGACCTCACGGTCCGCTTCGTGTCGAACGTGGACGGTGCCGACCTGCACGAGGCCACCCGCGACCTGGACGCGGCGGAGACGCTGTTCATCATCGCCTCCAAGACCTTCACCACGATCGAGACGATCACCAACGCGACCTCCGCCCGCAACTGGCTGCTCACCGAGCTGAAGGCCGGTCAGGAGGCGGTCGCCAAGCACTTCGTGGCCCTGTCCACGAACGCCGAGAAGGTCGCGGACTTCGGCATCGACACGGCCAACATGTTCGAGTTCTGGGACTGGGTCGGCGGCCGTTACTCCTACGACTCGGCGATCGGCCTGTCCCTGATGATCGCCATCGGCCCGGACCGGTTCCGCGAGATGCTCGACGGCTTCCACCTCGTCGACGAACACTTCCGCACCGCACCAGTCGAGTCCAACGTGCCGCTGCTCATGGGCCTGTTGGGCATCTGGTACGACAACTTCCACGACGCCCAGTCGCACGCAGTGCTGCCGTACTCGCACTATCTGTCCAGGTTCACCGCCTACTTGCAGCAGCTGGACATGGAGTCCAACGGCAAGTACGTGGCGCGGGACGGGCAGGAGGTTGACTGGCAGACCGGTCCGGTGGTCTGGGGCACGCCCGGCACCAATGGGCAGCACGCCTACTACCAGCTCATCCACCAGGGCACGAAGCTGATCCCGGCGGACTTCATCGGCTTCGCCGAGCCGGTCGCCGAGTTGGGCGGCGATCTCAAGGCCCAGCACGACCTGCTCATGGCCAACTTCTTCGCCCAGACCCAGGCGCTGGCCTTCGGCAAGACTGCCGACGAGGTCCGGGCGGAGGGCGTGCCCGAGGAGCTGGTGCCGCACAAGACGTTCAAGGGCAACCGGCCGACCACCACGGTCCTCGCCCGCGAGCTGACCCCGTCGGTCCTCGGCCAGCTCGTCGCCCTCTACGAACACAAGGTGTTCGTCCAGGGCGCCGTGTGGAACATCGACTCCTTCGACCAGTGGGGCGTGGAACTCGGCAAGGTCCTCGCCAAGCGCGTCGAGCCCGCCCTCACCGACGGCGCCGAGGTGGAGGGCCTGGACGAGTCCACCAAGGCCCTGGTCACCAAGTACCGCCAACTGCGAGGCCGCGCCTGA